One Telluria mixta DNA window includes the following coding sequences:
- the paaY gene encoding phenylacetic acid degradation protein PaaY yields the protein MVKVYEIDGLRPVVHPTAYVHPTAVLIGDVIVGPRCYVGPLASLRGDFGRLILEEGANVQDTCVMHGFPEDDTVVEVDGHIGHGAVLHGCRVGRNAMVGMNAVVMDKAVVGAESIVGAAAFVKAGMVIPPRSLVLGAPAKIVRAVSDEEIAWKSYGTRQYHDLNVRSMKTMREVEALTEVEPDRQRIVFDEPHKPKQ from the coding sequence ATGGTCAAGGTCTATGAAATCGACGGCTTGCGTCCCGTCGTACACCCGACGGCGTACGTACACCCGACGGCGGTGCTGATCGGCGACGTGATCGTCGGTCCGCGCTGCTATGTCGGGCCGCTGGCGTCGCTGCGCGGCGACTTCGGGCGGCTGATCCTGGAAGAGGGCGCGAACGTGCAGGACACGTGCGTGATGCACGGCTTTCCGGAAGACGACACGGTCGTCGAAGTGGACGGCCACATCGGCCATGGCGCCGTGCTGCACGGCTGCCGCGTGGGACGCAACGCGATGGTCGGGATGAATGCGGTCGTGATGGACAAGGCGGTCGTCGGTGCGGAATCCATCGTCGGCGCGGCCGCGTTCGTAAAGGCCGGCATGGTGATTCCGCCGCGCAGCCTCGTGCTGGGCGCGCCGGCGAAGATCGTGCGGGCGGTGTCGGACGAGGAGATCGCGTGGAAGAGCTATGGCACGCGGCAGTACCACGACCTGAACGTCAGGTCGATGAAGACGATGCGTGAAGTCGAGGCGCTGACGGAAGTGGAACCGGACCGGCAGCGCATCGTGTTCGACGAGCCGCACAAGCCAAAACAATGA
- a CDS encoding DNA-3-methyladenine glycosylase I: MSSMFIAADGQPRCRWCGAAPEFLHYHDTEWGFPVSDDRRLFEKICLEGFQSGLSWRTILAKRENFRAAFDGFDFTRVAEYTDRDVARLLADEGIVRHRGKIEAVINNARMARDLVAREGSLAAFFWRYEPDPAQLAAPQTASTSAEAVALSKDLKKLGWKFVGPTTVYAFMQAMGLINDHAEQCVVRNKVAQARGRFARPRGAICTDTADAG, encoded by the coding sequence ATGAGTTCGATGTTCATAGCCGCAGACGGCCAGCCGCGCTGCCGCTGGTGCGGTGCCGCGCCCGAGTTTTTGCACTATCACGACACCGAATGGGGCTTCCCGGTCAGCGACGACCGGCGCCTGTTCGAGAAGATCTGCCTGGAAGGGTTCCAATCCGGACTCAGCTGGCGCACCATCCTCGCCAAGCGCGAGAATTTCCGGGCCGCCTTCGATGGGTTCGACTTCACCCGGGTCGCGGAATACACCGACCGCGATGTCGCGCGGTTATTGGCCGACGAAGGCATCGTCCGCCATCGCGGCAAGATCGAAGCCGTGATCAACAACGCCCGCATGGCACGAGACCTCGTCGCGCGCGAGGGCTCGCTGGCCGCGTTTTTCTGGCGCTACGAACCCGACCCCGCGCAGCTCGCCGCACCGCAGACGGCGTCCACATCGGCGGAGGCCGTCGCCCTGTCGAAGGACCTGAAGAAACTGGGCTGGAAGTTCGTCGGGCCGACGACCGTGTACGCGTTCATGCAGGCGATGGGGCTGATCAATGACCATGCCGAACAATGCGTCGTCCGGAACAAGGTCGCGCAGGCACGCGGGCGATTCGCGCGCCCGCGCGGCGCTATTTGTACTGATACAGCGGACGCCGGATGA
- a CDS encoding cyanophycinase translates to MVRSALRLILAVLLLAGAPWCAAADAAAQPKGSLVIIGGNLRPSNGPVWERIIQLAGGKGARIAVFASASGTPERSGKSLVERLNSYGAKAFFVPVAVKLSGSNYQAAADDRGLAEAVRGANGAFFAGGDQSRITRALRHEDGSNTRVLDALWDMYRRGGVIAGSSAGAAIMSSTMFGRPRTVLATLKLGVEEGEEITDGLGFVGDDVFIDQHLLVRGRFARMLPAMLKKGYKLGLGIDEDTAMVVLPNRDVEVIGYKGALVLDLSNAIVHEGAFNVTNVRVSYLDNGDHFNIVTRECTPSDDKADNKLDPSRPYYREPLFTADILGNSTVVDLMSKLIDSDQPDAIGITLGSPNGVQPDLGFEFRFTRTDDSAGYQSSSMESYSIYNVRLDIRPILIRRPLYQYK, encoded by the coding sequence ATGGTTCGGTCCGCGTTGCGTCTTATTCTGGCCGTGCTGCTGCTGGCCGGCGCGCCCTGGTGCGCCGCTGCCGATGCTGCGGCGCAGCCCAAGGGATCCCTCGTCATCATCGGCGGCAATCTGCGCCCCTCGAACGGTCCCGTGTGGGAACGCATCATCCAGCTCGCGGGCGGCAAGGGGGCGCGCATCGCCGTGTTCGCGTCGGCATCGGGCACGCCGGAACGGTCCGGCAAGAGCCTCGTCGAGCGCCTCAACAGCTATGGCGCCAAGGCATTCTTCGTCCCCGTCGCGGTCAAGCTGTCCGGCAGTAACTACCAGGCCGCGGCTGATGACAGGGGCCTGGCCGAGGCCGTGCGCGGCGCGAACGGCGCGTTCTTCGCGGGCGGCGACCAGAGCCGCATCACGCGCGCGCTGCGCCACGAGGACGGCAGCAATACCCGGGTGCTCGACGCGCTGTGGGACATGTACCGGCGCGGCGGCGTGATCGCTGGCTCCAGCGCCGGTGCCGCCATCATGAGCAGCACGATGTTCGGGCGTCCCCGCACCGTGCTGGCCACGCTCAAGCTGGGTGTGGAAGAGGGCGAGGAGATCACGGACGGACTCGGCTTCGTCGGCGACGACGTCTTCATCGACCAGCACCTGCTCGTGCGCGGCCGCTTCGCGCGCATGCTGCCGGCCATGCTCAAGAAGGGCTACAAGCTGGGCCTCGGCATCGACGAGGACACGGCGATGGTCGTGCTGCCCAACCGCGACGTCGAGGTGATCGGCTACAAGGGCGCGCTCGTGCTCGACCTGTCAAACGCGATCGTGCACGAGGGCGCGTTCAACGTGACCAATGTACGCGTCAGCTACCTCGACAACGGCGACCACTTCAATATCGTCACCCGCGAATGCACGCCGTCCGATGACAAGGCCGACAACAAGCTCGATCCGTCGCGGCCCTACTATCGCGAACCGCTGTTCACCGCCGACATCCTCGGCAACAGCACCGTCGTCGACCTGATGAGCAAGCTGATCGACAGCGACCAGCCGGACGCCATCGGCATCACGCTCGGCAGCCCGAACGGCGTCCAGCCCGACCTCGGCTTCGAATTCCGTTTTACACGCACGGACGACAGCGCCGGCTACCAGTCGTCGTCGATGGAATCCTATTCGATCTACAACGTGCGGCTGGATATCCGGCCGATCCTCATCCGGCGTCCGCTGTATCAGTACAAATAG
- a CDS encoding GNAT family N-acetyltransferase: MASNACPIRPAGPDDAEALIGMMRALAAFEGYLPRFRVTARDLCARAFGPGAQCGILVAQGEDGRLAGYAVWLVQAFTFDLRPTVTLKELFVDPAYRNRGIAADLLAGLRGEAERIDAGQITWLVLPTNEAAKRLYRRFGGAPDPDWEHWRLIVRKPNLR, translated from the coding sequence ATGGCGAGTAACGCTTGTCCGATCCGGCCGGCCGGGCCGGACGACGCGGAGGCGCTCATCGGCATGATGCGCGCGTTGGCGGCCTTCGAGGGCTACTTGCCCCGGTTCCGGGTGACGGCCCGCGACCTGTGCGCCCGTGCCTTCGGGCCGGGCGCCCAGTGCGGGATCCTCGTCGCGCAAGGGGAGGATGGTCGGCTTGCCGGCTATGCCGTCTGGCTCGTCCAGGCGTTCACGTTCGACCTGCGCCCGACCGTGACGCTGAAGGAATTGTTCGTGGACCCGGCGTACCGGAACCGAGGCATCGCGGCGGACCTGCTTGCCGGCTTGCGGGGCGAGGCGGAACGCATCGACGCGGGACAGATCACGTGGCTCGTTCTGCCCACCAACGAGGCCGCGAAACGCCTGTACCGCCGCTTCGGCGGCGCGCCGGATCCCGACTGGGAACACTGGCGATTGATTGTCAGAAAGCCAAACCTGCGCTAG
- a CDS encoding GNAT family N-acetyltransferase yields the protein MIPTTNDSSFQVSTDRTTLDIPMIYRFLSEQSTWAVGISRTVVERSIENSLCFGGYLDGRQIAFARVMTDYATMAHLCDVFVVPEYRGRGYAKQLIRIVMEHPSLQRLRRFTLNTNDAHSLFARFGFAPPERPDTLMERYYPNIYLS from the coding sequence ATGATTCCAACCACCAACGATTCCAGTTTCCAGGTCAGCACGGACCGGACGACGCTCGATATTCCCATGATCTACCGCTTCCTCAGCGAGCAGTCGACCTGGGCCGTCGGCATTTCCCGTACCGTGGTCGAGCGCTCGATCGAGAATTCGCTGTGCTTCGGCGGCTACCTCGACGGCCGGCAGATCGCGTTCGCGCGGGTCATGACCGACTATGCGACGATGGCCCATCTGTGCGACGTCTTCGTCGTGCCCGAGTACCGCGGGCGCGGCTACGCCAAGCAGCTGATCCGCATCGTCATGGAGCATCCGAGCCTGCAGCGCTTGCGCCGGTTCACCCTCAACACGAACGACGCGCACAGCCTGTTTGCCCGCTTCGGCTTTGCGCCGCCCGAGCGTCCGGACACACTGATGGAGCGCTACTACCCGAACATATATCTTTCCTGA
- the ftrA gene encoding transcriptional regulator FtrA, whose product MNHHVAIVAYDGLCTFEFGCAIELFALERPELGVRWYNHAVCAVEPGPLRAMGGLTVHVPHSLDALAHADTIVIPGWRDRYEAPPAALVDALRAAHARGARLCSICSGAYVLAYAGLLDGRRATTHWRYLDDLHARFPAIAIDPDVLYVEDGNIVTSAGSAAGLDMLLHLVRADFGAEVANRVAQRLVIPAHRDGDQAQRVARPVPDAGVDTIARLMDHVRETIRAGHTVASMAAEARLGTRTFQRRFKERTGLAPLGWLVRERVALATQLLESRPQLAIDAVADLAGLGSAESLRRHFRAHGLAPPGQYRRQSNERAMS is encoded by the coding sequence ATGAACCATCATGTCGCCATCGTCGCCTACGACGGCCTGTGCACCTTCGAATTCGGCTGTGCCATCGAACTGTTCGCCCTCGAGCGCCCGGAGCTGGGCGTGCGCTGGTACAACCACGCCGTGTGCGCCGTCGAGCCCGGTCCGCTGCGCGCGATGGGCGGCCTGACCGTGCATGTGCCGCACAGCCTCGACGCGCTTGCCCACGCGGACACCATCGTCATCCCCGGCTGGCGCGACCGGTACGAAGCGCCGCCGGCCGCCCTCGTCGACGCCCTGCGCGCGGCGCACGCACGGGGCGCACGCCTCTGCTCGATCTGCTCGGGCGCGTACGTGCTCGCGTACGCCGGCCTGCTCGACGGTCGCCGGGCCACCACGCACTGGCGCTACCTGGACGACCTGCACGCCCGCTTCCCGGCCATCGCGATCGACCCGGACGTGCTCTACGTCGAAGATGGGAACATCGTCACGTCGGCCGGTTCCGCAGCCGGCCTCGACATGTTGCTGCACCTCGTGCGCGCCGACTTCGGCGCGGAGGTCGCGAACCGGGTCGCGCAACGCCTCGTGATCCCGGCGCATCGCGACGGCGACCAGGCGCAGCGCGTCGCGCGTCCCGTGCCCGATGCCGGCGTGGACACGATCGCCCGCCTCATGGACCACGTGCGCGAAACGATCCGCGCCGGGCACACGGTGGCCTCGATGGCGGCCGAGGCACGCCTGGGGACACGCACCTTCCAGCGCCGCTTCAAGGAAAGAACGGGCCTCGCGCCGCTCGGCTGGCTCGTGCGCGAGCGGGTCGCCCTGGCCACGCAGTTGCTGGAGTCGCGGCCACAACTCGCCATCGATGCGGTCGCGGACCTGGCCGGGCTTGGCTCGGCCGAATCGCTGCGCCGGCATTTCCGCGCGCACGGCCTGGCGCCGCCGGGACAGTATCGCCGCCAGAGCAACGAGCGGGCCATGTCGTGA
- a CDS encoding rhodanese-like domain-containing protein, whose product MTSSVSAIPAAGSDRAIAHFGTAFEFETDCWDVHDAIANGRQDFVLFDARSPDLYARGHVPQAISMPHGKIVEAKLRDYPLDTLFVVYCAGPHCNGAHRAAYRLAKLGRPVKLMIGGVTGWIDEGFALATGHGE is encoded by the coding sequence ATGACCTCATCCGTATCCGCCATCCCTGCCGCCGGCAGCGACCGCGCCATCGCCCACTTCGGCACCGCTTTCGAATTCGAGACGGATTGCTGGGACGTCCACGACGCCATCGCTAACGGCAGGCAGGATTTCGTCCTGTTCGATGCGCGCAGCCCCGACCTGTATGCGCGCGGCCACGTGCCGCAGGCCATCAGCATGCCGCACGGGAAGATCGTGGAGGCGAAGCTGCGCGACTATCCGCTGGACACCCTGTTCGTCGTCTATTGCGCCGGCCCGCATTGCAACGGCGCGCACCGCGCCGCGTACCGACTGGCGAAGCTGGGGCGGCCCGTCAAGCTGATGATCGGCGGGGTCACGGGCTGGATCGACGAAGGGTTCGCGCTCGCGACCGGCCATGGCGAGTAA
- the argH gene encoding argininosuccinate lyase yields MTDQFAKKAEAWSARFSEPVSDLVKRYTASVFFDKRLALFDIQGSLAHAEMLAAQGIISAQDRAEIERGMAQIRGEIEAGQFEWLLDLEDVHLNIEKRLTELVGDAGKRLHTGRSRNDQVATDIRLYMRAAIDDILALLRSLRGALTDLAERNADTIMPGFTHLQVAQPVTFGHHLLAYVEMFGRDAERMADTRRRVNRLPLGAAALAGTTFPIDRLRVAKTLGFEDVCHNSLDAVSDRDFAIEFTAAASVLMMHISRMSEELVTWMSPRIGFIDIADRFCTGSSIMPQKKNPDVPELARGKTGRVYGHLMGLLTLMKGQPLAYNKDNQEDKEPLFDTVDTVLDTLRIFTDMASGITVKPENMRAAALQGYATATDLADYLVKKGLPFRDAHEAVAHAVRACDDAKCDLSEMSLERLREFSPLIEQDVFAVLTLEGSVAARDHVGGTAPNQVRAAIARVRAQLAE; encoded by the coding sequence ATGACTGATCAATTTGCCAAAAAAGCGGAAGCCTGGTCGGCCCGCTTCTCCGAACCCGTCTCCGACCTCGTCAAGCGCTACACCGCGTCGGTCTTCTTCGACAAGCGCCTGGCCCTGTTCGACATCCAGGGTTCGCTCGCCCACGCCGAGATGCTGGCCGCCCAGGGCATCATCAGCGCCCAGGACCGCGCCGAGATCGAGCGTGGCATGGCCCAGATCCGCGGCGAGATCGAAGCCGGCCAGTTCGAGTGGCTGCTCGACCTGGAAGACGTGCACCTGAACATCGAAAAACGCCTGACGGAACTGGTCGGCGACGCCGGCAAGCGCCTGCATACGGGCCGTTCCCGTAACGACCAGGTGGCGACCGACATCCGCCTGTACATGCGCGCCGCCATCGACGACATCCTCGCCCTCTTGAGAAGCCTGCGCGGCGCCCTGACCGATCTGGCGGAACGCAACGCGGACACCATCATGCCGGGCTTCACGCACCTGCAGGTCGCGCAGCCGGTGACCTTTGGCCACCACCTGCTGGCCTATGTGGAAATGTTCGGCCGCGACGCCGAGCGCATGGCCGACACGCGCCGCCGCGTGAACCGCCTGCCGCTGGGTGCCGCCGCCCTGGCGGGCACCACCTTCCCCATCGACCGCCTGCGCGTGGCCAAGACCCTCGGTTTCGAAGACGTCTGCCACAACTCGCTCGACGCTGTATCTGATCGCGATTTCGCCATCGAGTTCACGGCAGCCGCATCGGTCTTGATGATGCACATCTCGCGCATGTCGGAAGAGCTGGTGACGTGGATGAGCCCGCGCATCGGCTTCATCGACATCGCCGACCGCTTCTGCACCGGCTCGTCGATCATGCCGCAGAAAAAGAACCCGGACGTGCCAGAACTGGCGCGCGGCAAGACGGGCCGCGTCTACGGTCACCTGATGGGCCTGCTGACCCTGATGAAGGGCCAGCCGCTCGCGTACAACAAGGACAACCAGGAAGACAAGGAACCGCTGTTCGACACCGTCGACACCGTGCTGGACACGCTGCGCATCTTCACCGACATGGCATCCGGCATCACGGTCAAGCCCGAGAACATGCGCGCTGCCGCGCTGCAGGGCTATGCGACGGCGACCGACCTGGCCGACTACCTCGTCAAGAAGGGCCTGCCGTTCCGCGACGCCCACGAAGCCGTGGCGCATGCCGTGCGCGCTTGCGACGACGCCAAGTGCGACCTGTCGGAAATGTCGCTGGAGCGCCTGCGCGAGTTCTCGCCGCTGATCGAGCAGGACGTGTTTGCCGTGCTGACGCTGGAAGGTTCCGTCGCGGCGCGCGACCACGTGGGCGGCACGGCGCCGAATCAGGTGCGCGCGGCCATTGCGCGTGTCCGGGCACAATTGGCGGAATAA
- the paaZ gene encoding phenylacetic acid degradation bifunctional protein PaaZ gives MHTPTTLQSLIAGRWLGTEAHQPLHSALDNQLIYHTHADRIDFGEAVTYARRTGVQALMQMDFQKRAQRLKALAAYLMERKEELYEISHLTGATRPDSWVDVEGGIGTLFAYASIGGRELPSSNVMHEGPAMALGKRGGFAGTHILVPRGGVAVHINAFNFPIWGLLEKFAPSFLAAMPCIAKPATATSYLTHAVVKMMMESELLPEGCLQLVIGSTGDLLDRLNGFDAVTFTGSADTAAKLRGNANLIRESVPFTAEADSLNAAILAPDVTPDDEELDLFVKEVAREMTGKTGQKCTAIRRVIVPGHLADVVGERLRARLAKIVVGNPKVEGVRMGALASLDQQRDVSERVEMLARGNEVLFSARDGFNPVGEGAAAGAFFAPTLLLCRNAMVNDAVHDIEAFGPVSTMMTYRDIDEALALAARGKGSLVTTLVTKDPAIAAHAVPVAAASHGRVHILDRVAAVDSTGHGSPLPMLKHGGPGRAGGGEELGGIRAVKHFLQRAAVQGSPTMLAAVTGEYVRGAAVKESDVHPFRRYFEDLEIGHSLLTHRRTVSEADIVNFGGVSGDYFYMHFDEIAAKDTQFGKRIAHGYFVLSAAAGLFVSPAPGPVLANYGLDNLRFVAPVAIGDTIRARLTCKRKVDRNRTDDQGRGQGVVAWDVQVTNQNDELVASYDILTLVQKRG, from the coding sequence ATGCACACCCCCACCACCCTGCAAAGCCTGATCGCCGGCCGCTGGCTCGGCACCGAAGCGCACCAGCCGCTGCACAGCGCCCTGGACAACCAGCTGATCTATCACACGCACGCCGACCGGATCGACTTCGGCGAAGCCGTCACGTATGCCCGCAGGACGGGCGTGCAGGCGCTGATGCAGATGGACTTCCAGAAGCGCGCCCAGCGCCTGAAGGCCCTGGCGGCTTACCTGATGGAGCGGAAGGAAGAGCTGTACGAGATCTCGCACCTGACCGGCGCCACGCGGCCCGACAGCTGGGTCGACGTCGAAGGCGGCATCGGCACGCTGTTCGCCTATGCCAGCATCGGCGGGCGCGAACTGCCGTCGTCGAACGTGATGCACGAAGGTCCGGCCATGGCGCTCGGCAAGCGGGGCGGCTTCGCGGGCACGCACATTCTCGTGCCGCGCGGCGGCGTCGCCGTGCACATCAACGCTTTTAATTTTCCCATCTGGGGCCTGCTGGAAAAATTCGCGCCGAGCTTCCTCGCGGCCATGCCGTGCATCGCCAAGCCGGCCACCGCGACGAGCTACCTCACGCATGCCGTCGTGAAGATGATGATGGAGTCGGAACTGCTGCCGGAAGGCTGCCTGCAGCTCGTCATCGGCTCGACCGGCGATTTGCTGGACCGCCTGAACGGTTTCGATGCGGTCACGTTCACGGGCTCCGCCGACACGGCCGCGAAGCTGCGCGGCAATGCGAACCTGATCCGCGAATCCGTGCCGTTCACGGCGGAGGCGGATTCGCTGAACGCGGCCATCCTCGCGCCGGACGTCACGCCCGACGACGAGGAACTGGACCTGTTCGTCAAGGAAGTGGCGCGCGAGATGACGGGCAAGACGGGCCAGAAGTGCACGGCGATCCGCCGCGTGATCGTGCCCGGGCACCTGGCGGACGTCGTCGGCGAACGCCTGCGTGCACGCCTCGCGAAGATCGTCGTCGGTAATCCGAAGGTCGAGGGCGTGCGCATGGGTGCATTGGCGTCGCTGGACCAGCAGCGCGACGTCAGCGAGCGCGTCGAGATGCTCGCGCGCGGCAACGAGGTGCTGTTCAGCGCCCGCGACGGGTTCAATCCTGTCGGCGAAGGTGCTGCTGCCGGCGCCTTCTTCGCGCCCACCTTGCTGCTGTGCCGGAACGCGATGGTCAACGATGCCGTCCACGACATCGAGGCGTTCGGCCCCGTCAGCACGATGATGACCTACCGCGACATCGACGAAGCGCTGGCGCTGGCCGCCCGCGGCAAGGGCAGCCTCGTGACGACGCTGGTGACGAAGGACCCGGCCATCGCGGCGCATGCGGTGCCGGTCGCCGCGGCGTCGCATGGCCGCGTGCACATCCTCGACCGCGTCGCGGCCGTGGACTCCACGGGCCACGGCTCGCCGCTGCCGATGCTCAAGCACGGCGGACCGGGCCGCGCCGGCGGTGGTGAGGAACTCGGCGGTATCCGCGCGGTCAAACACTTCCTGCAGCGGGCGGCGGTGCAAGGTTCGCCGACGATGCTGGCGGCCGTCACGGGAGAATACGTGCGCGGCGCGGCCGTCAAGGAATCGGACGTGCACCCGTTCCGTCGTTATTTCGAAGACCTGGAGATCGGCCATTCCCTGCTGACACACCGCCGTACCGTCAGCGAGGCGGACATCGTCAACTTCGGCGGCGTCTCGGGCGATTATTTCTACATGCACTTCGACGAGATCGCGGCGAAGGACACGCAGTTCGGCAAGCGCATCGCGCACGGCTACTTCGTGCTGTCGGCGGCGGCGGGCCTGTTCGTGTCGCCGGCGCCTGGCCCCGTGCTGGCGAACTATGGCCTCGACAACCTGCGCTTCGTGGCGCCGGTGGCGATCGGCGACACGATCCGCGCGCGCCTCACGTGCAAGCGCAAGGTCGACCGCAACCGCACGGACGACCAGGGACGGGGGCAGGGCGTGGTGGCGTGGGACGTGCAGGTAACGAATCAGAACGACGAACTCGTCGCAAGTTACGATATCCTGACGCTGGTGCAAAAACGCGGCTGA
- a CDS encoding HAD-IA family hydrolase: MTATPALPQRDFSAFLFDMDGTILTSIKAAERVWGDWAASHGLDVAAFLPTIHGKRTEETIRALELPGVDPVAEAARITLAEIEDVAGIEAIEGAAAFIASLPAGRWAIVTSAPRALAEARIAAAGLPLPAVLVAAEDVERGKPAPDPFLLGARKLGVKPEDCLVFEDTLAGLRSAFAAGMDSIVVTVTHTHPLDTDVVAVLDYADLRAVTTADGLLRVQRRP; encoded by the coding sequence ATGACCGCAACGCCAGCCCTGCCCCAACGCGACTTTTCCGCCTTCCTGTTCGACATGGACGGCACCATCCTCACTTCCATCAAGGCCGCCGAGCGGGTCTGGGGCGACTGGGCCGCCAGCCACGGGCTCGACGTGGCCGCCTTCCTGCCCACCATCCACGGCAAGCGCACCGAGGAAACCATCCGCGCGCTGGAACTGCCGGGCGTCGACCCGGTGGCGGAAGCGGCGCGCATCACCCTGGCCGAGATCGAGGACGTAGCCGGCATCGAAGCCATCGAAGGCGCCGCCGCGTTCATCGCCAGCCTGCCTGCCGGGCGCTGGGCCATCGTCACGTCCGCGCCGCGGGCGCTGGCCGAAGCGCGCATCGCCGCGGCCGGCCTGCCGCTGCCGGCCGTGCTGGTGGCCGCCGAGGACGTCGAACGGGGCAAGCCCGCGCCCGATCCGTTCCTGCTGGGCGCACGCAAGCTGGGCGTGAAGCCGGAAGACTGCCTCGTGTTCGAAGACACGCTGGCCGGCCTGCGTTCGGCCTTTGCTGCCGGCATGGACAGCATCGTCGTGACGGTCACGCACACGCATCCGCTGGACACCGACGTCGTCGCGGTACTCGATTACGCGGATCTGCGCGCCGTGACGACGGCCGACGGCCTGCTGCGCGTGCAGCGCCGGCCGTAA
- a CDS encoding cupin domain-containing protein, translating to MSRLDLSSIPVLTGTGYPDPFAEAVNGRSKQALGDAGGLTQFGVNLVELLPGAASSQRHWHSHEDEFVMVVSGELTLVTDEGETLMRAGDCAAFPAGRPNGHQLINRGWGNALFLCVGSRIPEDKAEYPDIDLVYDGKTNSYSHRDGTPYPKRDTRTSSMPAAAKAASLETDEKTLDPRVFRADHGEQAGIVPDEPR from the coding sequence ATGTCGCGGCTAGACCTGAGCAGTATTCCCGTGCTGACCGGTACCGGGTATCCCGATCCCTTTGCCGAAGCCGTCAATGGCCGCAGCAAGCAGGCGCTGGGCGACGCCGGTGGCCTGACGCAGTTCGGCGTCAACCTCGTCGAGCTGCTGCCCGGCGCCGCCTCGTCGCAGCGCCACTGGCATAGCCATGAGGACGAATTCGTGATGGTCGTCTCCGGCGAGCTGACGCTCGTCACGGACGAAGGCGAAACCCTGATGCGCGCGGGCGATTGCGCGGCCTTCCCGGCCGGGCGGCCGAACGGCCACCAGCTCATCAACCGGGGCTGGGGCAATGCGCTGTTCCTGTGCGTGGGCTCGCGCATTCCCGAGGATAAGGCCGAGTATCCGGACATCGACCTCGTGTATGACGGCAAGACCAACAGTTATTCCCACCGCGACGGTACGCCGTATCCCAAGCGCGACACGCGCACCTCGTCCATGCCGGCTGCGGCGAAAGCCGCTTCGCTCGAAACGGACGAAAAGACGCTGGACCCGCGGGTGTTCCGGGCCGACCACGGGGAACAGGCCGGCATCGTTCCGGACGAACCCCGCTAG